One Frankia alni ACN14a DNA window includes the following coding sequences:
- a CDS encoding phosphoribosyltransferase family protein, translating to MTTTTPVPADPGWLWAELGLAVEVSADVRGEGLDALVGLALRRNPRRAHLLVSRVLGKHLPVAPGAGLAAGADLAALVRALPGFPEDGPGAAHAHDAGEAAAAGEAAAVGEAAAAGHRDGARPGPLVIGYCETATALGHAVADGLAGSHYLHTTRRDLPGVPPVLEFTESHSHASHHWLVPEDPAILRGGEPIVLVDDELSTGRTALGTIRILHAHAPRGRYVVATLVDARPAAARTAFADLAAELGVRIDVVALIAATVTVPPEIADRAASIRARLAGAEPPDRAPASDRAPASDQIPTPAKARPSVPSVPSVPFVQAVQAGHPVRWLTADWPADLPEGGRYGWSPTHRRRLDDALAPVAAAVRAALTRPDGRTLVLGTEELMYTPMRIADTLAATGSGDVRYQSTTRSPVHPVDVEGYAIRAAHTFPAPDDPGRVSHVYNVRPGAYDDIVLIVDSGVDAASPAPVADPAGLVAELRRCAPVAVLTLPAYRPAPRSIEVGLALPEQAR from the coding sequence ATGACCACGACGACACCGGTGCCGGCGGACCCGGGCTGGCTGTGGGCGGAGCTGGGGCTCGCCGTCGAGGTCAGCGCGGACGTGCGCGGCGAGGGCCTGGACGCGCTGGTCGGGTTGGCCCTGCGGCGCAATCCGCGCCGGGCCCACCTGCTGGTCAGCCGGGTGCTCGGCAAGCACCTGCCGGTCGCGCCGGGGGCGGGCCTGGCCGCCGGCGCGGACCTCGCGGCGCTGGTACGGGCGCTGCCCGGCTTCCCCGAAGACGGCCCGGGCGCCGCCCACGCCCACGACGCCGGCGAGGCCGCTGCCGCCGGCGAGGCCGCTGCCGTCGGCGAGGCCGCTGCCGCGGGCCATCGTGACGGCGCCCGGCCGGGGCCGCTCGTCATCGGCTACTGCGAGACGGCGACGGCGCTCGGCCACGCCGTCGCCGACGGCCTGGCGGGCAGCCACTACCTGCACACCACCCGGCGGGACCTGCCAGGAGTGCCGCCGGTGCTGGAGTTCACCGAGTCGCACTCGCACGCCTCCCACCACTGGCTGGTCCCCGAGGATCCGGCGATCCTGCGCGGCGGCGAGCCGATCGTGCTCGTCGACGACGAGCTGTCCACCGGCCGGACCGCCCTCGGCACGATCCGCATCCTGCACGCCCACGCCCCCCGCGGTCGCTACGTGGTGGCGACCCTCGTCGACGCCCGGCCGGCCGCGGCCCGCACGGCGTTCGCCGACCTCGCCGCCGAACTCGGCGTCCGGATCGACGTCGTCGCCCTGATCGCGGCCACCGTCACGGTGCCGCCCGAGATCGCCGACCGGGCTGCGAGCATCCGTGCCCGCCTCGCCGGGGCCGAGCCGCCCGACCGGGCCCCGGCGTCCGACCGGGCCCCGGCGTCCGACCAGATCCCGACCCCCGCCAAGGCCCGCCCGTCCGTCCCGTCCGTCCCGTCCGTCCCGTTCGTCCAGGCCGTCCAGGCCGGGCATCCGGTTCGGTGGCTGACTGCGGACTGGCCGGCGGACCTGCCCGAGGGCGGCAGGTACGGCTGGTCGCCGACCCACCGGCGCCGGCTGGACGACGCCCTGGCGCCGGTCGCCGCCGCCGTGCGCGCGGCACTGACCCGGCCGGACGGCCGCACACTCGTCCTCGGGACGGAGGAACTGATGTACACCCCGATGCGGATCGCGGACACGCTGGCCGCCACCGGCTCCGGCGACGTCCGTTACCAGTCGACGACCCGCTCGCCGGTCCACCCGGTCGACGTCGAGGGCTACGCCATCCGGGCGGCGCACACGTTCCCGGCCCCGGACGACCCCGGCCGGGTCAGCCACGTCTACAACGTCCGTCCCGGCGCCTACGACGACATCGTCCTGATCGTCGACTCCGGCGTGGACGCCGCCTCCCCCGCGCCGGTCGCCGACCCGGCGGGCCTCGTCGCCGAGCTGCGTCGCTGCGCCCCGGTCGCCGTGCTCACCCTGCCCGCCTACCGCCCGGCCCCCCGCAGCATCGAGGTCGGGCTGGCCCTGCCGGAGCAGGCCCGATGA
- a CDS encoding HpcH/HpaI aldolase/citrate lyase family protein, with translation MRHFAFLDDETIETLFHRPPEEIAVDGDRRLLATALGATLYAPGTRPHLAFDVRRQTAAGVNSMVLCLEDSIADTEVADAEANVVAALRSLADDPPRSGDGLPLVFVRVRAVGQIPDLIARLGPDGARCLAGFVLPKFAEEGGQAALEAVLRASDVAGRPLWAMPVLESPPVINRETRVEALTAVRRLVDKHAEQVLAIRLGATDLCGLFGLRRDRDLTIYDIAVVRDCIADIVNICARGGDHIVTGPVWEYFAQPERLFVSSLRVTPFAQADRVDGSQEAIRMRSALVSADLDRLIREVVLDRANGLIGKTVIHPSHIPAVHALHVVSQEEFTDAETILAGDSGGVRPSSYANKMNELRPHRAWAEAVQRRARAFGVLREGDTFVEVLAATRGHSSAGATR, from the coding sequence TTGCGCCACTTCGCCTTCCTCGACGACGAGACGATCGAGACCCTGTTCCACCGCCCGCCGGAGGAGATCGCCGTCGACGGGGACCGCCGGCTGCTGGCCACCGCGCTCGGCGCCACGCTGTACGCGCCGGGCACCAGGCCCCACCTGGCGTTCGACGTGCGCCGGCAGACCGCGGCCGGGGTGAACTCGATGGTGCTCTGTCTCGAGGACTCGATCGCCGACACCGAGGTGGCCGACGCCGAGGCCAACGTCGTCGCGGCGCTGCGCTCGCTCGCCGACGACCCGCCGCGCTCCGGCGACGGGCTGCCGCTGGTGTTCGTCCGGGTGCGTGCCGTCGGGCAGATCCCGGACCTGATCGCGCGGCTCGGTCCGGACGGCGCCCGCTGCCTCGCCGGGTTCGTCCTGCCCAAGTTCGCCGAGGAGGGCGGCCAGGCGGCGCTGGAGGCGGTGCTGCGGGCCTCCGACGTCGCCGGCCGGCCGCTGTGGGCGATGCCGGTGCTGGAGAGCCCGCCGGTGATCAATCGGGAGACCCGCGTCGAGGCGCTCACGGCCGTGCGGCGACTGGTCGACAAGCACGCCGAGCAGGTCCTCGCGATCCGGCTCGGCGCCACCGACCTGTGCGGGCTGTTCGGGCTGCGCCGGGACCGGGACCTGACGATCTACGACATCGCCGTGGTCCGCGACTGCATCGCCGACATCGTGAACATCTGCGCCCGCGGTGGCGATCACATCGTCACCGGCCCGGTGTGGGAGTACTTCGCCCAGCCGGAGCGCCTGTTCGTCAGCTCGCTGCGGGTGACCCCGTTCGCCCAGGCCGACCGGGTCGACGGCAGCCAGGAGGCGATCCGGATGCGCAGCGCGCTGGTCTCGGCCGACCTCGACCGGCTGATCCGGGAGGTCGTCCTGGACCGGGCCAACGGCCTGATCGGCAAGACCGTGATCCATCCCAGCCACATCCCGGCGGTGCACGCGCTGCACGTCGTGAGCCAGGAGGAGTTCACCGATGCCGAGACGATCCTCGCCGGGGACTCCGGCGGAGTCCGCCCGAGCAGCTACGCGAACAAGATGAACGAGCTGCGCCCGCACCGGGCCTGGGCCGAGGCGGTGCAGCGCCGGGCCAGGGCGTTCGGGGTCCTGCGCGAGGGGGACACCTTCGTCGAGGTGCTGGCGGCCACCCGCGGCCACAGCAGCGCGGGCGCCACCCGATGA
- a CDS encoding glycosyl hydrolase: protein MVSTSRRRPSPPVGRSVSPPTRPRGAPGHGGPGRRRARRPVRTGARLGLVSVFVLGLLGAVTPLAQAAGETPSPQPSATPPSAVSPSASPTASTEPAGTAQPGVPISTMTPQARSRITLVLFDEDIVLVGGRDFAAGDDVTVAAETTSLGGSALTKADADGRFILGFRVPADFKGTVNVKATQGNATAAEALDVTGPEAAAKEFRQAPALPDVPVQHSGSSTATGTTTTPGATATPGAAALPGTTGTAASASPGAASPTVSPGPDAVGSPTPSATTQPSPAVGVTTPPSPTASPSAAEGRGGRRPFGAASPSASAASPSAAGLPTVPPASPGTTTGATAAATPATGGAPEIDAGGSTSGLPWLSGFQSHQLAQLTEFGNWRGRPNDLVHVYTDRTSGWGGLVEPSWPVDLFKGFAGKLLISEPTYPKGQGDNGACARGEYDGQWKKLGSFLVAHGRGDSIVRIGWEFNGTFMYWHTDADATTFRTCFQKISAAIRSTDPQVKIDWTFNAHNSPVPTGNSPWSAYPGDEYVDYVGIDAYDHFPPSKDDATWNKQCEDVNGLCYVIRFAREHGKKVGVGEWGVASCSGDGGGDNPFYIQKMFETFKAAGDVMGYDAYFSDPTPGNVCSTITNGGQNPKAAAEYKKLFGTGAS, encoded by the coding sequence ATGGTCTCGACCTCTCGTCGCCGACCGTCCCCTCCGGTCGGCCGTTCGGTCTCCCCGCCCACCCGACCTCGTGGCGCGCCCGGCCACGGCGGCCCCGGTCGCCGTCGGGCCCGTCGGCCGGTCCGGACCGGCGCCCGGCTGGGCCTGGTGTCGGTGTTCGTCCTCGGCCTGCTGGGCGCGGTCACCCCGCTGGCGCAGGCCGCGGGCGAGACGCCGAGCCCCCAGCCGTCGGCGACGCCCCCGAGCGCGGTGTCGCCGAGCGCCAGTCCGACGGCCTCGACCGAGCCCGCCGGCACCGCCCAGCCCGGGGTCCCGATCTCCACGATGACCCCGCAGGCCCGCAGTCGCATCACGCTGGTCCTGTTCGACGAGGACATCGTGCTCGTCGGCGGGCGTGACTTCGCCGCCGGCGACGACGTCACCGTCGCCGCCGAGACCACCAGTCTGGGCGGCAGCGCGTTGACCAAGGCGGACGCCGACGGCCGCTTCATCCTGGGCTTCCGGGTCCCGGCGGACTTCAAGGGCACGGTCAACGTCAAGGCGACCCAGGGCAACGCCACCGCCGCCGAGGCCCTCGACGTGACCGGCCCCGAGGCGGCGGCGAAGGAGTTCAGGCAGGCGCCGGCCCTGCCCGACGTCCCCGTGCAGCACTCCGGCAGCTCGACCGCGACGGGCACAACCACGACGCCGGGCGCCACCGCCACGCCGGGTGCCGCCGCCCTGCCGGGTACCACGGGCACCGCCGCCTCGGCGAGCCCCGGTGCCGCGTCGCCGACCGTGTCGCCGGGTCCGGACGCCGTGGGATCGCCGACGCCGAGCGCCACGACGCAGCCTTCGCCCGCCGTCGGCGTCACCACGCCGCCGAGCCCGACCGCGAGTCCGTCCGCCGCCGAGGGCAGGGGTGGGCGCCGGCCGTTCGGTGCCGCGTCGCCGTCGGCCTCGGCCGCCTCGCCGTCGGCCGCCGGGCTGCCGACGGTCCCGCCGGCGAGCCCGGGCACCACGACCGGCGCGACCGCCGCGGCCACCCCGGCGACCGGCGGGGCGCCGGAGATCGACGCCGGCGGGTCCACGTCGGGCCTGCCCTGGCTGTCCGGGTTCCAGTCGCACCAGCTCGCGCAGCTCACGGAGTTCGGTAACTGGCGCGGGCGGCCCAACGACCTCGTCCACGTCTACACCGACCGCACCTCCGGTTGGGGCGGGCTCGTGGAGCCGAGCTGGCCGGTCGACCTGTTCAAGGGGTTCGCCGGCAAGCTGCTGATCAGCGAGCCGACCTACCCCAAGGGTCAGGGCGACAACGGAGCCTGCGCCCGCGGTGAGTACGACGGCCAGTGGAAGAAGCTGGGTAGCTTCCTGGTCGCGCACGGCCGGGGCGACTCCATCGTCCGGATCGGCTGGGAGTTCAACGGCACGTTCATGTACTGGCACACCGACGCCGACGCCACGACGTTCCGCACCTGCTTCCAGAAGATCTCGGCGGCCATCAGGTCCACCGACCCGCAGGTGAAGATCGACTGGACGTTCAACGCGCACAACTCCCCGGTTCCCACCGGCAACAGCCCGTGGAGCGCCTACCCGGGCGACGAGTACGTCGACTATGTCGGCATCGACGCCTACGACCACTTCCCGCCGTCGAAGGACGACGCGACGTGGAACAAGCAGTGCGAGGACGTCAACGGCCTGTGCTACGTGATTCGGTTCGCCCGGGAGCACGGCAAGAAGGTCGGGGTCGGCGAGTGGGGCGTGGCCTCCTGCAGCGGTGACGGCGGCGGCGACAACCCCTTCTACATCCAGAAGATGTTCGAGACGTTCAAGGCGGCCGGCGACGTGATGGGCTACGACGCCTACTTCAGCGATCCCACCCCCGGCAACGTCTGCTCGACGATCACGAACGGCGGCCAGAACCCGAAGGCCGCCGCCGAGTACAAGAAGTTGTTCGGCACCGGAGCAAGCTGA
- a CDS encoding cysteine protease StiP family protein translates to MSAAGSGPATPVAGRPGDPALAGTIGSGSYDPADVTFLLTDLSAVDLERPTEDREEAMQAGRHYSEDLPVEYQPDAGYLRLYHQALERSARRVALATGLVAELVRVTKPEPVLASIARAGTPVGILMRRWYGWRHGLDTPHYAISVIKDRGVDMNAVRYLTERFDREAIQFVDGWTGKGVMTRVLTEAVAGLGLDDTLAVLADPARCVPLYGTRDDFLIPSACLNSTVSGLVSRTVLNAEHIGPDDFHGAKFYGELAPHDLSRHFVDTVVAQFDAVADEVAETWPRLWAGDRRPTWAGWAAVERIAAAYDIPDVIMVKPGVGETTRVLLRRVPWRILVAPDRVDELPHVLALAADRGVAVEEMADLPFSCVGLVRPVGAAPVFHTPNARWRPDAADLPDLPDLPAVPGPSDRSGPSGPWSPSGASDAS, encoded by the coding sequence ATGAGCGCCGCGGGATCCGGGCCGGCGACGCCGGTGGCCGGGCGGCCGGGCGACCCCGCGCTCGCCGGGACGATCGGCTCGGGCTCGTACGACCCGGCGGACGTCACCTTCCTGCTCACCGATCTGAGCGCCGTCGACCTCGAACGGCCCACCGAGGACCGCGAGGAGGCGATGCAGGCCGGCCGGCACTACTCCGAGGACCTGCCCGTCGAGTACCAGCCCGACGCCGGTTACCTGCGCCTCTACCACCAGGCGCTGGAACGCTCGGCCCGACGGGTGGCGCTGGCCACGGGGCTGGTCGCCGAGCTCGTCCGGGTCACGAAGCCCGAGCCGGTCCTGGCCTCGATCGCCCGGGCGGGGACGCCGGTCGGGATCCTGATGCGCCGCTGGTACGGCTGGCGGCACGGCCTCGACACCCCGCATTATGCCATCTCCGTGATCAAGGATCGCGGGGTGGACATGAACGCCGTGCGCTACCTGACCGAGCGGTTCGACCGCGAGGCGATCCAGTTCGTCGACGGCTGGACGGGCAAGGGCGTGATGACGCGGGTGCTCACCGAGGCGGTCGCGGGTCTCGGGCTCGACGACACCCTCGCCGTGCTCGCCGACCCGGCGCGGTGCGTGCCGCTGTACGGCACCCGCGACGACTTCCTCATCCCGAGCGCCTGCCTGAACTCCACGGTCAGTGGGCTGGTCAGCCGGACCGTCCTCAATGCCGAGCACATCGGCCCGGACGACTTCCACGGCGCGAAGTTCTACGGTGAGCTCGCGCCGCACGACCTGTCCCGGCACTTCGTCGACACGGTCGTCGCGCAGTTCGACGCGGTCGCGGACGAGGTCGCCGAGACCTGGCCGCGGCTGTGGGCGGGCGACCGGCGGCCGACCTGGGCCGGTTGGGCGGCGGTGGAGCGCATCGCCGCCGCCTACGACATCCCGGACGTGATCATGGTGAAGCCCGGAGTCGGCGAGACCACCCGGGTGCTGCTGCGCCGGGTGCCGTGGCGCATCCTCGTCGCCCCGGACCGCGTCGACGAGCTGCCCCACGTCCTGGCGCTGGCCGCCGACCGCGGCGTTGCCGTCGAGGAGATGGCCGACCTGCCGTTCTCGTGCGTGGGGCTCGTGCGTCCGGTCGGCGCGGCGCCGGTGTTCCACACCCCGAACGCGCGCTGGCGCCCCGACGCCGCGGACCTGCCGGACCTGCCGGACCTGCCGGCGGTCCCGGGCCCCTCGGACCGCTCCGGCCCCTCC